The genomic DNA TCGGGTTACTAAATCAAGAACGAATGGTATTGTGATTGGTCAAGAAATTCTTTGTTCAAAGGAGGGTTTTagatccaaaaaaaattgaaaaaagaaaatggtaGTCTTAAAGTACACGATCAAACAAGGGTAGGATGCAAGTCAATATTGTACATCAAGAAAAATGAAGATGGGTGGATTGTTTCTAGATTTGTAAGAGACCATAATCATGTACTATTTTCCCGAAGAAGTTCACAACATCTTCGAGTACATAGAAAGAAAACCCCAgtgcaaaaaaaaacttattgatGTGCTTCATGATTCTGGTATAGGCCCTAGTAAAATAGCATCAGTGTTATGTACTGAGAGTGGCGGTGTTGAGAATGTTGGATTTAGCCAACAAgatgttattaattatttaagtgTAAAGAGACAAAAACAATTAGAAAATGGAGATGCTCACTTGATGTTATCGTACTTTAAGAATTGTTAGTTGAAGAATCCTGGGTTTTTTATGCATTTCAAATGGACGCAGAAGGTAAATTAGCAAATTGCTTTTGGGTTGATTCAATGTCTAGAATGGCTTACAAATATTTTGGTGATGTGGTGACTTTTGATCCAACATACTTAACAAATAAATACATAATGCCCTTTGTCCATTCACTGGAGTTAATCATCACCAACAATCTATACTTTTTGGTTGTGCTCTGTTATGGGATGAAACTGAAGAGAGTTTTGTTTGGTTGCTACGTACTTGGTTAGAAGCAATGGATGGAGTTAGTCCTAAAACTATTATCACTGATCAAGACACTTCTATTTCTAATGCAGTTGCAAAGGTTTTTCTAGAGGTGAATCATCATTATTGTATGTGGCATATTGAGAAGAAAGTTCCAGAGTACTTGAACCAAATCTATCATCAACATAGCgagtttaaaaatcaatttcacaagTGCATTCACCAAACTATCACTTCTTATGACTTTGATTCTGATTGGGGAGCAATGATAGATAAGTACGAGTTGCAAGATAACAAATGGCTAAAGAAGATCTACTCCATTCGAGAAAAATGGGTTCCTTCTTATGTACGTCAGAGTTTTTGTGCTGGAATGTCCACCACCCAAAGGAGTGAAAgtatgaataaattttttaagggCTTTTTGAATTCAAGTACTCCATTGAGCAAGTTTGTGATACAGTATGAGAAGACTCTTGACACACGTTATAACAAGGAAAGAGAGAAGAATGTCAAGACAAGGAATTCAAAACCACTTCTACGTACTTTATATCCCATGGAAGAAGAGGCTTCAAAAATTTATACAAGAAAAGTGTTCAGGATATTTCAGGATGAGTTGGTTGGGTCCCAAATATTTATCGCAGAGAAAGTTAAGTTTTTTGATGAAGTTTCCACATACAAGATTCatgaaatttacaaagaaaaaccTAACTATCATGTGACTTTTCAGATCATTTCAAAAGAAGCAAAATGTAGTTGTCGCATGTTTGAGTTTGTGGGAATTCTCTGTAGACATGTATTAAATGTATTCATAAAGGAAAATGTCTATTCTCTCCCTTCTTAATATGTTCTAAGCCGATGGACCATAAAtgctaagaaagaaaaaagtaaaggaATTGCAATTGAAGACCTCGAGGAAGGCAGAAACAGAGCTTCAAGTACttcattatttaatagtatTATGGTTGAGTCTCTTGAACTATCTGAAAGAGGTTCACGCTCAGAAAAGCATGATGATATTGCAATTCAAGCTTTGCAGAAGGCAATCATAAAACTTGATCAATTGGATCTTGAAGAACCAAATGAAGAGTTTGATAAATCGAAATTTGAAGTTATGCCTAAAGTCTCCAATGACCAGACTATAAACTTGTGTGATCCTCCACGTGCGGTCCCTAAAG from Medicago truncatula cultivar Jemalong A17 chromosome 8, MtrunA17r5.0-ANR, whole genome shotgun sequence includes the following:
- the LOC112417139 gene encoding protein FAR1-RELATED SEQUENCE 5-like gives rise to the protein MDGVSPKTIITDQDTSISNAVAKVFLEVNHHYCMWHIEKKVPEYLNQIYHQHSEFKNQFHKCIHQTITSYDFDSDWGAMIDKYELQDNKWLKKIYSIREKWVPSYVRQSFCAGMSTTQRSESMNKFFKGFLNSSTPLSKFVIQYEKTLDTRYNKEREKNVKTRNSKPLLRTLYPMEEEASKIYTRKVFRIFQDELVGSQIFIAEKVKFFDEVSTYKIHEIYKEKPNYHVTFQIISKEAKCSCRMFEFVGILCRHVLNVFIKENVYSLPS